Proteins found in one Balneola sp. genomic segment:
- a CDS encoding DNA repair protein, producing the protein MHTVAEVSLKYSSQKSYDEMPTITSPEEAAEFLRGIFDPDTIELREEFFIALLSNTKQVLGYSKISIGTMNATLVQPITIFQTAILGNAHGLVLAHSHPSGNLKASSSDISLSKRLRDCGQLLGIQIVDHIILTKESYTSMKELGLF; encoded by the coding sequence ATGCATACCGTAGCAGAGGTATCTCTCAAATACTCCTCCCAGAAGTCTTATGACGAGATGCCAACCATTACCTCCCCAGAAGAAGCCGCCGAGTTTCTTCGTGGAATATTTGACCCCGATACGATTGAGCTTAGAGAAGAGTTTTTTATCGCACTTCTTAGCAATACCAAGCAAGTTCTCGGGTATAGTAAGATCTCGATTGGTACGATGAACGCCACTTTAGTTCAGCCCATAACGATTTTCCAAACAGCTATTCTTGGGAACGCTCATGGCTTAGTGCTTGCGCATTCTCACCCATCTGGGAACCTAAAAGCATCCAGTTCGGACATTAGCCTCAGCAAACGGCTTAGAGATTGTGGCCAGCTTTTAGGTATCCAAATAGTAGACCATATTATCCTGACCAAAGAATCCTACACGTCCATGAAGGAGCTTGGACTGTTTTAA
- a CDS encoding TonB-dependent receptor, translating into MTDSETGETLISANIGFQEINKGTASNTLGYFTLPNLKPGTYTLFCSYVGYRPFRQEITLEPGQNLRLDVELIPENVELDEIVVRSTREEEEQKNIGTIQVDTELIQELPSVFEADVFRSIQLLPGVKAASDFSSGLYIRGGSPDQTLILLDRTTVYNPSHFFGFFSTFNPDAIKDVRLYKGGYPAEFGGRLGSVLTIYNKDGNRNEMDGSATIGMLASRVSVEGPYKKGSWMVAARRSTLEPLLAGLRQNIDNIPSKFYFYDVNGKVNYDATPNDKLSLAFYAGQDQVVFPFADDAEFGLNYGNQTLSGNWTHIFSEKLFSNFVVTGSRYFNFPEFEFGGTTFTRANNIYDFSIKSDLEYLPGNNHQIKTGVWAGIFTNKLQDTFDGNDTFSSRIQNQYASAYVQDEWRPSDKWVFTPGVRFNYFSDGDYFKVEPRFSMEYRPTDRIRFQAAYGRYNQFLTLISNEAFSGFDVWLTSAEGVSPAYGDQFVLGAKTVPFTNYGLDIEVYYRSMEDLFELDPFLPDVAGLLYEDIFRVGDGSAYGLEVFFEKRAGDFTGFIGYTLGYTWRRFPGYNAEITEDGQTARFYPPKYDRRHDINVVGNYQLSNRWKFTASFNFASGQAYTEVLGRYAQFDLPFTNEDRNTFTVGKVNASRLPNYHRMDISFSRAGRFFDLGDSELQLQLINIYSRRNVWFYSFDFDENPVQVNEVNLLPILPSVSYTVKF; encoded by the coding sequence ATCACTGATTCCGAGACCGGAGAAACACTCATCAGTGCCAACATTGGCTTTCAGGAAATCAATAAAGGAACCGCCTCCAATACTCTGGGTTACTTTACTCTTCCAAATTTAAAGCCGGGTACCTACACCTTGTTTTGCAGTTATGTGGGCTATAGGCCTTTTCGGCAGGAAATCACTTTAGAACCCGGCCAAAACCTTAGGCTTGATGTAGAGCTTATTCCCGAAAATGTTGAATTAGATGAAATAGTTGTAAGATCGACCCGCGAAGAAGAGGAGCAAAAGAACATAGGGACTATACAGGTTGATACGGAATTGATTCAGGAACTCCCTTCCGTTTTTGAAGCCGATGTATTCCGTTCCATTCAATTATTACCGGGAGTGAAAGCAGCTTCGGATTTCTCCAGTGGGTTATATATCCGTGGCGGAAGTCCTGACCAGACTCTGATTCTCTTAGACCGAACCACCGTTTATAACCCGAGTCACTTTTTTGGCTTTTTCTCCACCTTCAACCCCGATGCCATCAAAGATGTGCGACTTTATAAAGGCGGTTATCCGGCCGAATTTGGAGGTCGTTTAGGTTCTGTACTCACCATCTATAATAAAGATGGAAACCGAAACGAGATGGATGGTTCAGCAACAATAGGCATGCTGGCTTCCCGTGTTTCCGTTGAAGGACCTTATAAAAAAGGATCATGGATGGTTGCTGCCCGACGTTCTACACTCGAACCTTTGTTGGCTGGCTTAAGACAAAACATCGACAATATTCCCAGTAAATTTTATTTCTATGATGTGAACGGGAAAGTGAATTATGACGCCACTCCCAACGACAAGCTATCCCTCGCTTTTTATGCCGGTCAGGATCAGGTGGTGTTCCCTTTTGCTGATGATGCGGAATTTGGCCTTAACTACGGTAACCAGACGTTAAGTGGAAACTGGACTCACATCTTTTCTGAGAAACTCTTCTCGAACTTCGTGGTCACCGGCTCCCGGTATTTTAATTTTCCTGAATTTGAATTTGGTGGAACCACTTTCACCCGGGCCAATAACATTTATGACTTTTCGATAAAATCTGATTTAGAATACCTGCCGGGGAATAATCACCAAATTAAAACCGGAGTTTGGGCAGGGATTTTCACCAATAAACTTCAGGATACGTTTGACGGAAATGACACTTTCTCCAGCCGCATTCAAAACCAATATGCTTCTGCTTATGTACAGGATGAGTGGCGGCCTTCTGACAAATGGGTCTTTACTCCCGGAGTTCGTTTCAACTACTTTTCTGATGGGGACTATTTTAAGGTAGAGCCAAGGTTCTCAATGGAATACCGCCCCACCGACCGAATCCGGTTTCAAGCTGCTTACGGTCGATACAATCAGTTCCTCACCCTTATTTCCAACGAAGCCTTTTCCGGCTTTGATGTTTGGTTGACCTCTGCTGAAGGCGTATCTCCCGCTTATGGCGACCAATTTGTGCTGGGCGCAAAAACGGTACCCTTCACAAATTATGGGTTGGATATAGAAGTTTACTATCGCTCAATGGAAGACCTATTCGAGCTCGATCCTTTTTTGCCTGACGTTGCAGGTTTACTTTATGAAGATATTTTCCGAGTTGGGGATGGCTCGGCCTATGGACTGGAAGTGTTTTTTGAAAAGCGAGCAGGAGATTTCACTGGTTTCATCGGCTATACACTCGGTTACACCTGGCGCCGTTTTCCTGGATACAATGCCGAAATTACTGAAGACGGACAAACCGCTCGTTTCTATCCTCCCAAATATGACCGCCGTCACGACATAAACGTCGTTGGGAATTATCAACTCAGTAACCGGTGGAAGTTTACGGCATCCTTTAACTTTGCTTCCGGACAGGCTTACACGGAAGTACTGGGGCGCTATGCTCAGTTCGATCTTCCATTCACCAACGAAGACCGCAACACCTTTACTGTAGGGAAAGTGAATGCCTCACGACTTCCTAACTATCACCGAATGGATATCTCCTTCTCAAGGGCGGGCAGATTTTTTGACCTCGGCGATTCTGAACTTCAACTTCAGCTCATCAATATTTACTCCAGAAGAAACGTATGGTTCTACAGCTTTGATTTTGATGAGAACCCCGTGCAGGTTAATGAAGTAAACCTGCTGCCGATTCTTCCTTCTGTTTCTTACACCGTAAAATTTTAG
- a CDS encoding cytidine deaminase — protein MERELAKSEPKLPTQLTQQSPINMSWNSLYTNVYAPYSETKSACVVESKTGKFYAGVLIENISYPLTIPAVQAACAICLSEGEIPGKLYVDAPDLEQLSFWTKEFDLEVIQTDSPPLDSLENLTHTLNSNIEIKAELKSLLKKAVTPNSDFPVSALLFTEEAYFEGVNVEVSEWTKGICAERVALCKAVASGHTDFDRFEIHAEKGEISSPCGACRQVISEHMPYHGINLHHSDGTLSEHLSIDLLPFSFKSSVLKK, from the coding sequence ATGGAAAGAGAATTAGCGAAATCAGAGCCAAAGTTGCCGACGCAGCTTACTCAGCAATCACCAATTAATATGAGCTGGAATTCCCTTTACACAAATGTATATGCGCCTTACTCAGAAACGAAAAGTGCTTGTGTTGTAGAGAGCAAAACAGGAAAATTCTACGCCGGTGTTCTCATTGAAAATATTTCTTATCCCCTCACAATACCTGCCGTACAAGCGGCCTGTGCTATTTGTTTAAGTGAGGGTGAAATTCCTGGTAAATTATATGTGGATGCTCCTGATTTAGAACAACTAAGTTTTTGGACGAAAGAGTTTGACCTTGAAGTCATTCAAACCGATTCTCCCCCTTTAGATTCACTTGAGAATCTTACCCACACACTTAATTCTAATATTGAAATTAAAGCTGAGCTTAAATCTCTTCTCAAAAAAGCCGTAACGCCAAACTCTGACTTCCCGGTCTCTGCTCTGCTTTTTACAGAAGAAGCTTATTTTGAAGGTGTAAACGTTGAAGTAAGTGAATGGACCAAAGGTATTTGTGCTGAACGGGTTGCCCTTTGCAAAGCGGTTGCCTCCGGACATACTGACTTCGATCGTTTTGAAATTCATGCAGAGAAAGGAGAAATAAGCAGTCCATGTGGGGCCTGCCGGCAGGTTATATCCGAGCATATGCCTTATCATGGAATAAACCTTCATCATTCCGATGGCACCCTCTCCGAACATTTATCCATTGATCTGCTCCCCTTTAGTTTTAAATCATCCGTACTAAAGAAGTAG
- a CDS encoding histone H1 — MSRVEEIKNLLDETTEEMEKFYEKGNKAAGTRARKGLQELKKLAQEIRLEIQEIKNKD, encoded by the coding sequence ATGAGTAGAGTTGAAGAAATTAAAAATCTCTTAGATGAAACCACTGAAGAAATGGAAAAATTCTATGAGAAAGGCAACAAAGCTGCGGGTACTCGTGCACGTAAAGGCCTACAAGAATTAAAAAAATTAGCTCAAGAGATTCGTCTTGAAATTCAAGAAATCAAAAACAAAGACTAA
- a CDS encoding pyruvate dehydrogenase complex dihydrolipoamide acetyltransferase — protein sequence MAIKIEMPKLSDTMEEGVIATWNVSEGDAVEAGDIIAEVETDKATMEVEAFDAGTVLKILVNEGDAVPLGGLMAVLGEEGEDISDILDGAGSSSSEPKAETKEAKSEEKKETSSGSSSSGLTSPKSETSASSSSTTDNGRIKASPLARKMAEDKGIDLGTVDGSGPGGRIIKVDIEEYKESAQPVTASATSFESLESKEVKVSQMRKAIARRLSESKFTNPHFYETIDIDMKAAMAARSSMNEANDVKISFNDIVVKACSIALTRHQAVNSSWHEDVIKEHGDVHVAVAVAIDEGLMTPVIRHSDKKGLLQISSETRELAGKARDRKLQPEEMEGSTFTISNLGMFGIEEFTAIINPPNACILAVGAIRDVPVVENGEVVPGKRMKVTLSSDHRIVDGAKAAEFLNTVRNLLENPLSMLL from the coding sequence ATGGCGATTAAGATTGAAATGCCGAAGCTCAGCGACACCATGGAAGAAGGGGTGATTGCGACGTGGAACGTAAGCGAAGGAGACGCGGTAGAAGCAGGCGATATCATTGCTGAAGTAGAAACCGATAAAGCCACCATGGAAGTGGAAGCTTTCGATGCTGGTACCGTTCTCAAGATTTTAGTAAATGAAGGTGATGCCGTTCCCTTAGGTGGCTTGATGGCCGTTCTTGGAGAAGAAGGCGAAGACATTTCTGATATCCTTGACGGTGCCGGAAGCAGTTCTTCAGAGCCCAAAGCTGAAACCAAGGAAGCCAAATCAGAAGAGAAAAAAGAAACTTCTTCAGGAAGCAGTTCTTCTGGTCTTACTTCTCCAAAATCTGAAACTTCAGCAAGTTCATCTTCAACCACAGATAATGGCCGTATAAAAGCTTCTCCATTAGCTCGTAAGATGGCTGAAGACAAAGGAATTGATCTTGGTACTGTTGATGGTTCTGGTCCTGGTGGACGAATTATCAAAGTAGATATTGAAGAATATAAAGAGTCGGCACAACCGGTAACTGCTTCGGCAACATCGTTCGAAAGTCTGGAAAGCAAAGAAGTCAAAGTTTCTCAGATGAGAAAGGCGATAGCAAGACGCTTGTCAGAAAGCAAGTTTACCAATCCGCATTTCTATGAGACTATAGATATTGATATGAAAGCGGCGATGGCAGCTCGTTCTTCTATGAATGAAGCCAACGATGTGAAAATCAGCTTCAACGATATTGTGGTTAAAGCTTGTTCAATCGCGCTTACCCGCCATCAGGCAGTAAACAGCTCTTGGCACGAAGATGTCATCAAAGAACACGGTGATGTTCACGTGGCAGTAGCCGTAGCGATTGATGAAGGATTGATGACTCCGGTTATCCGTCACTCTGACAAGAAAGGATTACTACAGATTTCCTCTGAAACGAGAGAACTGGCCGGCAAAGCTCGTGATCGTAAACTTCAGCCTGAGGAGATGGAAGGAAGTACCTTCACCATCAGTAACCTTGGGATGTTTGGTATTGAAGAGTTCACAGCGATTATCAATCCACCAAACGCATGTATTTTAGCAGTGGGTGCGATTCGTGATGTGCCTGTTGTAGAAAATGGGGAAGTGGTTCCCGGTAAACGAATGAAAGTGACACTCTCAAGTGATCACCGAATAGTGGACGGAGCCAAAGCAGCTGAATTCTTGAATACAGTCAGGAATCTGCTGGAGAATCCGCTTTCCATGCTTTTATAG
- a CDS encoding DNA primase has translation MISDDKKEEVRAAADIVEVVSDYVKLKRSGSGFVGLCPYHDEKTPSFNVTPRLEIFKCFGCGESGDVFKFVMDQEGVGFTEAIRQLAERYGVFIPEEDNEEPSESTQLREGIYHALKFAGVFYYRNLIENPEAEKAVKYLENRGYNREVYKKYGLGFAPSGGEELWKAARNAGIDEEYLVEADLIKPSNRGSGFYDTFRGRLMFPIFNPTGKVIAFAGRVLGQEKTAKYINSSQTKVYNKSEVVYGVNFARNEIRKNKEVILVEGYTDVITLMENGIRNVVASSGTSLTPGQMKILHRYGDRIVMIYDSDDAGQTAMKRGINIALAEGMEVELLELPEDQDPDSFVKQFGKESFEELKKEEAGDFVDFLLQKAGEEGRLEKPTETPKVITEILESIANIKDSIQRQVYVQYLHQKMQKFQKIKEDDLYDQLERVMNDKRWEEKRSQRREEARQRFQEIDNQPEGLEDPNEPPHPSGAGTTSRPRSQSTARKKPHFEKELIRLMITYGRNMVEYICSFSNSKLFEDDELRVFYEDIIERYKEEKEISVNVYSGADDPFPRLVGDVLLEQHSASDRHEEKVGLKYEKDKNPFKTAKSSLRAAQINFYRHKQNELADKIASAEGDERLELMERQKDIKSKLTRRETSDPDDLYPDPETGLQDEVNEKVFQYKMKGDK, from the coding sequence ATGATAAGTGACGACAAAAAAGAAGAGGTACGCGCAGCTGCAGACATCGTGGAGGTGGTTTCAGACTATGTGAAGCTGAAGCGGTCAGGCAGTGGTTTCGTTGGGCTCTGTCCTTATCATGATGAGAAAACCCCGTCTTTTAACGTAACACCCCGACTTGAGATCTTTAAATGCTTCGGGTGCGGAGAGTCTGGTGATGTCTTTAAATTTGTAATGGACCAAGAGGGCGTGGGCTTTACGGAAGCTATTCGTCAGTTGGCTGAGCGCTATGGAGTGTTCATTCCGGAAGAGGACAATGAAGAACCGAGCGAATCTACCCAGCTACGGGAAGGGATTTATCACGCGCTTAAGTTTGCGGGAGTTTTTTACTACCGGAATTTAATTGAAAACCCTGAAGCCGAGAAAGCAGTCAAATACCTTGAGAACCGGGGTTATAATAGAGAAGTATACAAGAAGTACGGATTAGGCTTTGCCCCATCAGGTGGGGAAGAACTTTGGAAAGCGGCCCGAAATGCCGGGATCGATGAAGAGTATTTGGTGGAAGCAGATCTCATCAAGCCAAGTAACAGAGGCAGTGGATTCTACGATACTTTTCGTGGCCGACTCATGTTTCCTATCTTCAATCCTACAGGAAAAGTGATTGCTTTTGCCGGAAGGGTTTTGGGTCAAGAGAAGACGGCAAAGTATATCAATTCATCCCAGACCAAAGTATATAACAAAAGTGAAGTTGTGTACGGGGTGAACTTCGCCAGGAATGAAATCAGGAAGAATAAGGAAGTTATTTTAGTTGAAGGCTATACGGATGTAATCACCTTGATGGAGAATGGAATTCGGAATGTGGTAGCGAGTAGTGGAACCTCCCTCACGCCCGGACAAATGAAAATCCTGCATCGCTACGGAGACCGCATCGTGATGATTTATGACTCCGATGATGCCGGCCAAACTGCGATGAAGCGTGGGATCAACATTGCTTTGGCTGAGGGGATGGAAGTTGAGCTGCTGGAACTCCCCGAAGATCAGGATCCTGATTCATTTGTAAAACAGTTTGGGAAGGAATCGTTTGAGGAACTGAAGAAAGAAGAAGCCGGTGATTTTGTGGATTTCCTTTTGCAAAAAGCTGGTGAAGAAGGCAGGCTGGAAAAGCCTACAGAAACACCCAAAGTGATTACTGAGATTCTGGAATCCATTGCTAATATCAAGGACTCTATACAGCGGCAGGTGTATGTTCAGTATCTGCACCAGAAAATGCAGAAGTTCCAGAAGATTAAGGAAGATGATCTCTATGATCAGCTTGAACGGGTAATGAACGACAAGCGCTGGGAAGAAAAACGGTCTCAGCGAAGAGAAGAAGCAAGGCAGCGTTTTCAGGAAATTGACAATCAGCCAGAAGGGTTAGAAGACCCAAATGAACCTCCTCATCCATCGGGAGCAGGAACGACATCGAGGCCAAGAAGTCAGTCTACTGCTAGGAAAAAGCCGCATTTTGAAAAAGAGCTCATCCGGCTGATGATTACTTATGGTCGAAATATGGTGGAGTATATTTGCTCGTTTTCAAATTCAAAGCTCTTTGAAGATGATGAACTTAGAGTTTTCTATGAGGACATCATTGAACGGTATAAAGAGGAAAAAGAGATTTCGGTGAATGTATATTCGGGAGCTGATGATCCATTTCCACGTTTGGTGGGGGATGTTTTGCTGGAACAGCATTCCGCAAGTGATCGTCATGAGGAGAAAGTGGGGCTTAAATATGAGAAGGATAAAAATCCCTTTAAGACCGCGAAAAGTTCACTTCGTGCAGCTCAGATAAATTTTTACCGGCACAAGCAAAATGAACTGGCAGATAAAATTGCATCAGCCGAAGGTGATGAGAGATTGGAATTGATGGAACGCCAAAAGGACATCAAATCTAAACTAACTCGGCGCGAAACTTCGGACCCGGATGACCTTTACCCCGATCCGGAAACCGGCCTTCAGGATGAGGTCAACGAAAAAGTATTTCAGTATAAGATGAAAGGGGATAAGTGA